A genomic region of Eucalyptus grandis isolate ANBG69807.140 chromosome 5, ASM1654582v1, whole genome shotgun sequence contains the following coding sequences:
- the LOC104443804 gene encoding serine/threonine-protein kinase BSK7, which translates to MGCKCSKLFVCFQGSEQGSAAPEVKGIEDEQKVELDGLPPFQEYTFDQLRKATSWFAVENIVSEHGEKAPNVVYKGKLENQVRIAVKRFNRSSWPDARQFIEESRAVGQLRNQRLANLIGCCCEGDERLLVAEYMPNDTLPKHLFHWDTQPMKWAMRLRVALYLAQALEYCTSKGHDLYHDLNAYRILFDGEGNPRLSSFGLMKNSKTGKSYSTNLAFAPPEYLRTGRVVPESVMFSFGTVLLDLVSGKKIPPSRALDLIRDKNVQMLTDSCLEGQFSEDDRTALLRLASRCLQYEPRERPNPKSLVAVLVPLQKDIEVPSHVLMGIHHGDSSLTLSALGEACSRKDLTAIHEVLEKLGYKDDEGAATELSFQMWTNQVQDTLNSKKKGDAAFRHKDFRAAIDCYTQFIEVGTMVSPTVYARRSLSHLMSNMLQEAFDDAMQAQVISPVWHIASYLQAVALFMMGRDNEAQVALEEGSVLESKRNAGA; encoded by the exons ATGGGTTGTAAGTGCTCCAAGCTATTCGTCTGTTTCCAAGGTTCAGAACAAGGTTCAGCAGCCCCTGAGGTCAAGGGCATTG AAGATGAGCAGAAAGTTGAACTTGATGGTTTGCCTCCTTTTCAAGAATACACGTTTGATCAGCTCAGGAAGGCAACATCTTGGTTTGCTGTTGAAAACATTGTGTCTGAACATGGGGAAAAGGCGCCAAATGTGGTCTACAAAGGAAAACTGGAAAATCAAGTGCGAATTGCTGTAAAGCGCTTTAACAGATCATCTTGGCCTGATGCCAGGCAGTTCATT GAAGAATCAAGAGCTGTTGGGCAGCTCCGTAACCAAAGGTTGGCAAATTTAATTGGTTGCTGCTGTGAAGGTGATGAGAGGTTACTCGTTGCGGAATATATGCCCAATGACACATTACCAAAACATCTTTTTCATT GGGATACACAGCCCATGAAATGGGCAATGCGGCTAAGGGTGGCTTTGTATCTTGCACAAGCTTTAGAATATTGTACTAGCAAAGGACATGATCTTTATCATGATCTGAATGCTTATAGAATCCTTTTTGATGGG GAGGGCAACCCTAGACTTTCATCGTTTGGTCTTATGAAGAACAGCAAAACTGGAAAAAGCTACAGTACAAACTTGGCCTTTGCTCCTCCTGAGTATCTGAGGACAG GACGCGTCGTTCCTGAAAGTGTGATGTTTAGCTTTGGTACTGTTTTGCTAGACCTTGTTAGTGGAAAGAAGATTCCTCCAAGCCGT GCACTTGATCTAATACGGGACAAGAACGTTCAGATGCTCACGGATTCATGCCTGGAAGGTCAATTTTCAGAAGATGATCGCACAGCTTTATTGCGGTTAGCTTCACGTTGTTTACAATATGAACCCCGGGAGCGGCCAAATCCAAAGTCCCTAGTTGCTGTTCTGGTTCCTCTTCAGAAGGATATAGAG GTCCCTTCTCATGTGTTGATGGGCATCCACCATGGTGATTCATCCCTAACCCTATCAGCTCTTGGTGAGGCATGTTCCAGGAAGGACTTGACTGCCATACATGAGGTCTTAGAAAAACTTGGATATAAAGATGATGAAGGAGCAGCTACAGAG CTTTCATTCCAGATGTGGACCAACCAGGTGCAGGATACTCTGAACTCAAAGAAGAAGGGTGATGCTGCTTTCCGGCATAAAGATTTTAGAGCTGCAATTGACTGCTATACTCAG TTCATTGAAGTCGGAACGATGGTGTCCCCAACTGTTTATGCACGGCGCAGTCTATCTCATCTCATGAGCAACATGCTGCAAGAAGCATTTGATGACGCAATGCAAGCTCAGGTGATATCTCCCGTCTGGCACATAGCATCCTATCTGCAAGCTGTAGCTCTTTTTATGATGGGGAGGGACAACGAGGCACAAGTGGCACTTGAAGAAGGTTCCGTCCTCGAAAGCAAAAGGAATGCTGGCGCATGA